A single window of Terriglobia bacterium DNA harbors:
- a CDS encoding DUF5009 domain-containing protein — MTAISPDTETSATSTAATGPGSGGSTSKPTVQRMISLDVFRGLTIAAMILVNNPGTWKSIYGPLRHADWNGWTPTDLVFPFFLFIVGVSLTLSFARRRALGASQSDLLKQVVRRTLIIFALGLLLNGFPYYDLSRIRIPGVLQRIALCYFFAALIYLTTRIRGQILATVGLLGGYWVVMTAVPIPGTGYSALTMQSNLAAHIDNALLHGHIYRPTWDPEGLLSTLPAIASVLLGILTAHWLRVAKSPLSRTRGLLLGGAMGILIGQLMSLWFPINKNLWTSSYTVFTAGMALVLFGICYWIIDVQGYRKWAVPLEVYGTNAIAVYVLSGLAAKASVTWKVAQADGSRVLIQTFLYTKFFAPLASPINASLLWALAYVVFWLGVMWVFYWKRIFIKI, encoded by the coding sequence CGGGATCTGGAGGGAGCACGAGCAAACCAACCGTTCAGCGGATGATCTCGCTGGACGTCTTCCGCGGCCTCACCATTGCCGCCATGATCCTGGTCAACAATCCCGGGACCTGGAAGAGTATCTATGGCCCCTTGCGGCATGCCGATTGGAACGGGTGGACCCCGACGGATTTGGTTTTCCCCTTCTTCCTGTTCATCGTGGGTGTCTCGCTCACCCTCTCTTTTGCGCGCCGCCGGGCCCTGGGCGCCTCCCAATCCGATCTGCTGAAGCAAGTCGTCCGCCGGACCTTGATCATCTTCGCCCTGGGGCTTTTGCTGAACGGCTTTCCCTACTATGACCTCTCCAGGATTCGGATTCCCGGGGTGCTTCAGCGCATCGCCCTTTGTTACTTTTTTGCCGCTCTCATCTACCTGACCACGAGGATCCGGGGCCAGATCCTTGCGACGGTCGGATTGCTGGGAGGATACTGGGTCGTGATGACGGCGGTTCCAATTCCCGGCACGGGTTACAGCGCACTGACGATGCAATCGAATCTGGCCGCCCACATCGACAATGCCCTGCTCCACGGCCACATCTACCGGCCCACCTGGGATCCCGAAGGATTGCTGAGTACTCTGCCGGCCATCGCATCGGTCCTGCTCGGCATCCTCACGGCTCACTGGCTGCGTGTAGCAAAGTCACCGCTCTCTCGCACTCGTGGCCTGTTGCTGGGGGGAGCGATGGGAATCCTCATCGGCCAGCTCATGAGCCTCTGGTTTCCCATCAACAAGAATCTCTGGACCAGTTCCTACACCGTGTTTACGGCGGGAATGGCGCTGGTCCTTTTCGGGATCTGTTACTGGATCATCGACGTCCAGGGATACCGGAAGTGGGCCGTTCCCTTGGAGGTCTATGGAACAAACGCCATCGCCGTGTACGTCCTCTCGGGATTGGCGGCAAAGGCGTCCGTTACCTGGAAGGTCGCCCAGGCTGACGGAAGCAGGGTTTTGATTCAAACGTTTCTCTACACCAAGTTCTTCGCTCCCCTCGCCTCGCCGATTAACGCTTCCCTGTTGTGGGCGCTCGCATATGTGGTCTTCTGGCTGGGTGTGATGTGGGTGTTTTACTGGAAAAGGATCTTCATTAAGATTTGA
- a CDS encoding GAF domain-containing protein, translating into MKDQKDQMETIYKIRTTSPTIRRELEERTRILTVMVEIGREINALLDLDQLLPKIAQLLKSVVDYQIFAIFLLEEKTQEFFIRFAIGHSPEVVNHLRVKMGEGLIGSSAVERRVLLVGDVSRDPRYIKAYEKVKSELAVPLIAQGRVIGVLDIESPKPHFFSSYHSHVFELLGSQIATAIENARLYERTRKQAEMLSTLHSISEQMIAILNLESLLKKVAEVIKQVIDFEMFAIMLMDERQNVLKTRMSFKFDQRTQEKLRVPLGEGLVGAAAAEKRSIRIDDVLQDPRYLSCNSETRSELVIPLIHKDRAIGVLDLESRKPGYFTEEHERILTLLASQIATAIENARLYERVAKQEARMEREMQFAREIQYHLVSDELPHLEGMEIAAEFKPAHILGGDLYDFLPYDGSKLAIAVGDGSGKGAPAALYSAMTSGIIRTRATRQYSPAEMLVRVNWSLCQRRIEGRYMTLCYAVWDEAARTMVISNAGLPKPIFCHEGAAELVEVSGVPLGLFQDVVYDERKLNFASGDTIVFYSDGISEAMNHESEEFGTERLLEAVKSQCHLDPDALKTVLFEAVREFAAGTPQRDDQTLVIMKAR; encoded by the coding sequence ATGAAAGATCAAAAAGATCAGATGGAAACCATTTATAAGATCCGGACGACTTCTCCGACCATCAGGCGCGAGTTGGAGGAGCGCACGCGCATCCTGACGGTGATGGTGGAGATCGGCAGAGAGATCAATGCACTTCTGGATCTTGATCAGCTGCTTCCCAAAATCGCGCAGCTCCTCAAGAGCGTTGTCGATTACCAGATCTTTGCCATTTTTCTGCTCGAAGAAAAAACGCAGGAGTTCTTTATCCGATTTGCAATTGGTCATTCGCCGGAAGTAGTCAACCATCTCCGCGTTAAGATGGGGGAGGGATTGATCGGAAGTTCGGCGGTTGAACGCCGGGTTCTATTGGTGGGAGACGTTTCCCGGGACCCCCGGTACATCAAGGCCTACGAGAAGGTGAAATCGGAATTGGCCGTTCCGTTGATTGCCCAGGGGAGGGTCATCGGGGTCCTGGATATCGAAAGCCCGAAGCCGCACTTTTTCTCGTCGTACCACAGCCACGTCTTTGAACTGTTGGGAAGTCAGATTGCCACGGCGATTGAAAACGCGAGGTTATACGAGCGGACCCGCAAACAGGCCGAAATGCTCAGCACGCTCCATTCAATCAGTGAGCAGATGATCGCGATCCTGAACCTGGAGAGCTTGCTCAAGAAAGTGGCGGAAGTCATCAAGCAGGTGATCGATTTCGAAATGTTTGCCATCATGTTGATGGATGAGCGACAGAACGTGCTCAAGACCCGCATGTCGTTCAAGTTTGACCAACGGACCCAGGAGAAACTGAGGGTGCCCCTGGGAGAAGGCCTGGTCGGAGCGGCCGCAGCCGAAAAAAGGTCGATCCGGATCGACGACGTGCTCCAGGATCCTCGTTATCTCAGCTGCAATTCAGAAACCCGGTCCGAACTCGTCATTCCCCTGATCCATAAGGATCGGGCCATCGGCGTCCTGGATTTGGAGAGTCGCAAGCCGGGATATTTCACAGAAGAGCACGAGCGGATTCTGACGCTGCTCGCCAGCCAGATTGCCACGGCGATTGAAAATGCCCGGCTCTATGAACGTGTCGCGAAGCAGGAAGCAAGGATGGAACGGGAGATGCAATTTGCCCGCGAAATCCAGTACCATCTCGTCAGCGATGAACTCCCTCATCTCGAGGGAATGGAGATTGCGGCGGAGTTCAAGCCGGCCCATATCCTCGGAGGAGACCTCTACGACTTTCTCCCGTACGACGGCTCGAAGCTCGCGATCGCGGTGGGAGACGGCTCGGGCAAAGGCGCCCCGGCGGCGCTCTACAGCGCCATGACGAGCGGGATCATTCGAACGCGCGCGACGCGGCAGTATTCTCCGGCGGAGATGCTGGTTCGGGTCAATTGGTCGCTTTGCCAGCGCCGCATCGAAGGCCGTTACATGACTTTGTGTTATGCGGTCTGGGATGAAGCGGCCCGGACGATGGTCATCTCCAATGCAGGGCTTCCCAAACCGATCTTCTGCCACGAGGGGGCCGCCGAACTGGTGGAGGTATCTGGGGTTCCGCTGGGGCTATTTCAGGACGTGGTTTATGACGAGAGGAAACTGAATTTTGCGTCGGGAGACACGATCGTATTCTACTCCGATGGCATTTCGGAAGCGATGAACCATGAAAGCGAAGAGTTTGGAACCGAGCGCCTGCTCGAGGCAGTGAAGAGCCAGTGCCACCTGGACCCGGATGCACTGAAAACCGTGCTGTTTGAAGCCGTTCGTGAATTCGCCGCCGGAACTCCACAGCGGGATGATCAGACGCTGGTCATCATGAAGGCCCGGTAG
- the deoC gene encoding deoxyribose-phosphate aldolase: MLECGADRISTCSGLSCIDQGIAHLIDHTLLKPDATEEQILQLCEEARTFQFASVCINPNWVKLCARLLKDSCVKVATVVGFPLGATLPSVKAYEAKQAICLGADEVDMVMNVGALKSRHFTVVEEDIAGVVDVCHRYGALTKVIIETFLLNDEEKIKACTLAKAARADFVKTSTGFSGGGATAKDIELMRRVVGPDIGVKASGGVRTFEDARQMVEAGATRIGASASVKIVEGSRHSPELKIQG, translated from the coding sequence ATGCTCGAGTGCGGCGCGGACCGGATTTCGACCTGCTCGGGCCTCTCCTGCATCGACCAGGGGATCGCCCACCTGATCGATCACACGCTGTTGAAGCCCGACGCCACGGAGGAACAGATCCTTCAGCTTTGCGAAGAGGCCCGGACTTTTCAGTTTGCCAGCGTTTGCATCAATCCGAACTGGGTTAAATTGTGCGCGCGGTTGTTGAAAGATTCCTGCGTGAAGGTGGCGACCGTCGTGGGATTTCCCCTGGGGGCCACGCTGCCCAGCGTGAAGGCCTACGAAGCCAAACAGGCGATCTGTCTGGGGGCGGACGAAGTGGACATGGTGATGAATGTCGGGGCCCTGAAATCGCGGCACTTTACGGTGGTGGAAGAAGATATCGCCGGCGTGGTCGATGTCTGTCACCGCTACGGGGCGCTCACCAAGGTGATTATTGAAACGTTTCTCCTGAATGATGAGGAGAAGATCAAGGCCTGCACGCTGGCAAAGGCGGCCCGGGCGGATTTTGTCAAAACGTCGACCGGATTTTCGGGGGGCGGGGCGACCGCGAAGGATATTGAATTGATGCGAAGAGTCGTGGGTCCGGACATCGGCGTCAAGGCTTCCGGAGGAGTCCGGACCTTCGAAGACGCCCGGCAGATGGTGGAAGCCGGTGCAACGCGGATCGGTGCGAGCGCCAGCGTGAAGATTGTCGAGGGATCGCGGCACAGTCCCGAACTGAAAATCCAGGGGTAG
- the rpiB gene encoding ribose 5-phosphate isomerase B, protein MNPLKVLTRQDILPLERGGRIEVAAGGIITDSAREEAAARGVTIVLLPKDAIGSPASADRSIALGGDHGGFVMKEQLKRFLIEELHFTVKDYGSHDTEPVDYPDYAYLVAQAVAKGECRQGIVIDGAGIGSAMAANKVPGIRAALCYDKATARNSREHNDANVLSLGGKLQSFEALKDIVTTWLTTKFAGGRHQKRVDKIMEIEKRYLRKE, encoded by the coding sequence ATGAACCCACTCAAAGTTTTGACCCGGCAGGACATCCTCCCCCTGGAGCGGGGAGGCCGCATTGAAGTCGCCGCGGGAGGTATCATTACCGACAGCGCGCGGGAGGAAGCGGCCGCGCGCGGGGTGACGATAGTCCTTCTGCCCAAAGACGCAATCGGCTCGCCAGCCTCCGCTGACCGCTCGATTGCGCTCGGAGGCGACCATGGCGGTTTTGTCATGAAGGAGCAGCTGAAGAGGTTTCTTATCGAGGAACTTCATTTCACGGTCAAAGACTATGGGAGCCATGACACCGAGCCGGTCGATTACCCCGATTATGCCTACCTCGTGGCGCAGGCGGTGGCCAAGGGGGAATGCCGGCAGGGAATAGTGATTGACGGCGCCGGGATCGGATCGGCTATGGCCGCCAATAAGGTGCCTGGAATTCGTGCGGCGTTGTGTTACGATAAAGCCACCGCGCGGAATTCGCGCGAGCATAACGATGCCAACGTGCTGTCGCTGGGAGGCAAGTTACAGTCTTTCGAGGCGTTGAAAGACATCGTCACGACCTGGCTGACCACGAAGTTTGCCGGCGGACGCCACCAGAAGCGCGTCGACAAGATCATGGAGATCGAAAAGAGGTATCTGAGGAAGGAATAG